A DNA window from Enterobacter cloacae subsp. cloacae ATCC 13047 contains the following coding sequences:
- the hpxZ gene encoding oxalurate catabolism protein HpxZ, producing MMNHDDINLPWVVADVTAAFYRYEDALVSNNIAVLDELFWHDKNTVRLGAGENLYGIDEIRAFRAARPSAGLQRTLRNTVITTFGEDYAVCSTEFTREGTERIGRQQQTWVRFAYGWRIVAAQVSLMV from the coding sequence ATGATGAATCACGACGACATTAACCTTCCCTGGGTGGTGGCGGACGTCACGGCCGCGTTTTATCGCTATGAAGATGCGCTGGTGAGCAACAACATTGCGGTGCTGGATGAGTTGTTCTGGCACGACAAAAACACGGTGCGACTGGGCGCGGGGGAAAACCTTTACGGCATTGATGAAATCCGCGCCTTTCGGGCGGCGCGCCCCTCCGCCGGGCTGCAGCGGACGTTGCGCAATACCGTGATCACCACCTTCGGAGAAGATTACGCGGTGTGCAGCACCGAATTTACCCGCGAGGGCACAGAACGCATTGGCCGCCAGCAGCAGACGTGGGTGCGGTTTGCTTACGGGTGGCGGATCGTGGCGGCGCAGGTGAGTTTGATGGTGTAA